The DNA sequence CCTTGTCCCTGGGTTGCACATGTAGCTTGAAtataccactaaaaaaaaatatgtatttaaagatATGGTAAATCAGTTTGtgtgttatataaattacatcatattttatgCACATTCATGAATCATAGTATAAGACTTAATGAGTGGATCTGgatccaccttcgtacgacacgccacaagttagaatgtcatcctcaccatctagatgtgtggcagtcctccacagtgcggttttcaaggagctttcttccacaaagctgtggaatgaacttccttgtgtggtgtttccgggacaatatgtcatgggtaccttcaaaaaaagcgtgtacaccttccttaaaggccagcaacgctcctgtgattcgtctggtgttgcaaaagattgtGAGCGgcaatgatcacttaacaacaggtaacccatacgcttgtttgtcctccgattccataaaaaaaaaagattccaCACTTAAAACAGTCAGCTTTAAAGGCGGACACGAACTCTTCTACTAGGAATGCATAGATGATATGGAATGCTCTAACATTATGGCTTGtcagtttgtttgtttggtCTTCTAACACACTTAATTTGCCCGTTCATCTTCATACTCAGACCAGTCTAGGCCCTACCAGAAAGTTAGCAGCCTTATCACACTGCTAAAACATCTGGTGGTGATCAGAGGATTAATAATCATTGTTCAGCCACAATCCTGCACTCTGTAAGCACATCGTGTTACTCTTGCCGTTAAGAATCCCTATCTACAATTTTGCTTCTTTTCTCAGTTTCTGTGTATACTGATCAGGTTTTGGGCAAAGGATACAATAGATGCAAAATGGCTAGTGGAcaaaggaaaataaaaaatgtgtacaGTGTGATCAAGATCACACTTATTATATCTGTCACTTGGCATCAGGTAATCATCAACTGACTAGGTTGTcctcttattttataaaaaggtttttattgaaataggtgttactttgcggaaatccataattattaaaatgatttgagttaattccgccaatatttgtctttaaacaattcgacatgtgtttgcACTGATAGCACACAAGACtgaattcagtctcgtgccagattttggtgagacaacatgtcctgaggatgccttgtgtagaggagAAACAcatgtcaaattgtttaaagacaaatattggcggaattaacagtatagaaaactcaaatcgttttaattataaaaaggtAACAAGGatgatacaaatttaattctttACAATGGAATTAATGTACTTACACGTCTGTTTCTCATATTATTAAGATTCAATGCATTTGTAAGTTCAGCTGCTGTCATTGCGTTTGGCATGTCCTGTTTATTAGCAAACACCAATATAACTGCATCCCTTAACTCATCTTCCTTTAGCTGTAAGTACAAAACATATTCTAAGCTTACTAATATTAGTATTCTTATATACCTACAAATTTTACACAGTAATAATCTCAAAATGTATTAGAGATTGCGGCACATATAAACATCATAATTTTCATAACATGACAGGTGGTGCaacagtatatttattattttaagtccAATATTTCAAATGATTGCAATATTCCTGTGTTCCagagtaaaaataaaatggtcTCAATGTCTGTCTGAACCTATTACACAATTTTGCCAACTGAGGATTATAACTCTTATAAGCACACTCAACTAGATTAACACCACCTTACATAGAAAACGGTCAGTGCAGCTATTTTTCATTAACAACCTGGAgcctaaatatatatacatatgcaTAAATTTATGTGTGAACAACTAATAAAACCCCATTCTAAAGAAAATGTTCAACAATACCTAAGTAATTGAGAATTTGGTCTTGAAATTTCAAGAGTCAAATCTTGGCCTTGATGAAACTGGGCCTACTTAAAAGAGGAAGAGAATATGTCATGCCATTAACATTTTCACTCTCATAAGGTGTAAGTCCAGccacaaatacaaatattatccTCACCATATTAGCAAGTTCATTCTCAGCTTCTGCTATTCTCTTAGTATCACTTGAATCAACTACAAATATAAGTCCTTGTGTATTTTGATAATAGTGTCTCCATAGAGGACGGATTTTATCTTGACCACCGACATCCCAAACAGtgaaacttatatttttatattcaactGTTTCCACATTGAACCCAATGGTTGGTATAGTGGTTACAATCTCTCCAAGtttaagtttatataatatcg is a window from the Leptidea sinapis chromosome 45, ilLepSina1.1, whole genome shotgun sequence genome containing:
- the LOC126977536 gene encoding ADP-ribosylation factor 2, whose protein sequence is MGLTISSVFTRLFGKKQMRILMVGLDAAGKTTILYKLKLGEIVTTIPTIGFNVETVEYKNISFTVWDVGGQDKIRPLWRHYYQNTQGLIFVVDSSDTKRIAEAENELANMLKEDELRDAVILVFANKQDMPNAMTAAELTNALNLNNMRNRRWYIQATCATQGQGLYEGLDWLSNELAKK